From Lysobacter lycopersici:
CGTCTCCGGTCGCCGCATCGTGGTCGTGGCCGGCCCGGGCGACCGCCGCGACGAGGACCTGCGCGACATCGCGGCTGCGGTCGCCGGCAGGTTCGACCATTACATCGCGCGCCGCGACGACGGCTTGCGCGGTCGCGACGGCGACGAGGTGCCGCGCATCATCGCCAAGGCGCTGCAGGCCGGCGGCGTGGCCGAAGCCGACATCAGCGTGATCCCGGACGAACAGCAGGCGGTGGACGCCGCGCTGCGCATGGCCGCGCCGGGCGATCTGGTGCTGGTGTTCGCCGACGCGCTGACGCGGACGTGGAAGCAGATCATCCGCTTCAAGCCCGATGGCGACATGCCTGCCGCCGCGCCGCGCGCGGAAGTACCGGCGCTCGACACCACGCTCGACGAACAGCTGGTCGCGGCGATGGAAGGCGTGGTGCGCGACGAGCGCGGCCTGCGCTTCGAGCGCGAGGAAAGCGATTGAGTGCGGATGCGATGGGCGAACCATTCGAGGATTCGCGCCGGCTGACCGGCGCCAACCTGTATTTCGACGGCCCCGGTGCGGCGCTTGAAACCGCGCCGGGCTTGTCGTTCGACGCGAACACGTTGCGGTGCTGGCGCGACAACATCGCGCGCGTCCGCGTCGCGCTCGATTGGCCGGATGGCGCCGTCGTCGTGCGCGAACACGCGACCGGTGCGTCGCTCGCGTTCGCAGCACCCATCGACCGGCTCTATGCCGCAACCGAAGCGAACGAGTGGGCGCTGTATGCCGCGCTAGGCCTGCGCGCGGACGACACGCCGGTCGACGAAGAATCTGACTCGCCGCGTCCACACGTCGCGCATTTCGACGATGTCGAAGCGCTGCGCCAGCTGCAGGGGCTCGCGCAGGCGGAGGCGAAACCCGATCTGGTCGCGCTAATCGAGGCTGCACGTGTGCACGACGTACCCGCGCATGCCGACGACGATGCTCTGTCCATCGGCGAAGGCGCGACCTCGCAGTCATGGCCGATGAGTGGATTGCCGTCGGTCGATGCCGTGCCGTGGTCGCGATTGCATGCTGTTCCCAAGGCCGTCGTCACCGGTTCCAACGGCAAGACCACGACCGTGCGCCTGCTCGCGGCGATGCTGAAGGCGCATGGTTTGCGCGCCGGCTACAGCAGCACCGACGGCTTGTTCATCGATGGCGAATGCGTCGACGCCGGCGACTATTCCGGCCCGGTCGGCGCACGCACCGTGTTGCGCGATGCGCGCGTGCAGGCGGCGGTGCTGGAAACCGCGCGCGGCGGCCTGCTGCGGCGCGGGCTGGTCGCCGACGACGCGCGCGTCGCGGTGGTGACGAACGTCAGCGCCGACCATTTCGGCGAATACGGCATCCACACGCTGGACGATCTGGCCAAAGTGAAACTCGTCGTCGCCAAGTCGCTGGCACCGGATGGCCTGCTGGTATTGAACGCCGACGACGCGATGCTGGTGGAACATGCATCGTCGACGGGCGTTTCGCGCATCGGCTGGTTCGCATTCGATCTCGCCGACGCGCTGGCGCACAGTGCCATCGCCTGCGGTGTACGCGACGGTCGCCTGATCCTTTCGATCGACGGCGCCGACCACGACCTCGGCGACGTCGCGGCGATGCCGCTGACCGTCGGCGGCAGCGCGCGCTACAACATCGCCAACATCGCCGCCGCATCGCTCGCGGCGTTCGCGCTGGATATCGACCCGAAAATCATCGCGAAGGTGCTGGTGCGTTTCGGCGCATCCAACGCGGATAACCCCGGCAGGCTGCAGCGCTGGGCCCTGGGCGATGTCCAAGTACTGCTCGACTATGCCCACAACCCGGACGGCCTGCGCGGACTGCTCGCCGTCGCCGCCGGATTGCGCGGCGATGGACGGATGGCGCTGTTGCTCGGCCATGCCGGCAACCGCCTCGACGAAGACTTCCGCGCCCTGGCCGCGGTTGCCGCGGAAGCAAAACCCGATCGCGTCTGGCTCAAGGACATCGCCGGCGATTACCTGCGCGGGCGCGAATCGGGCGAAGTCGCCGGCCTCCTGCGCGATGCCTTGCTCGCCACCGGCATGGCAGGGGACGCGTTGCCAGTCCGCCTCGACGAAGCCCAGGCGGTACGCGAAGCGCTGGCCTGGGCGCGGCCGGGCGACCTGCTGGTACTGCCGGTGCACGAACCCGCCGCGCGCGATGCGGTCGTCGCCTTGCTCGATCGCCTGCGCGACGCAGGCTGGAACGCGGGGCAAGCATTGGCGGACGCGTGAATCCGCCGGACCATTGCGCGCCCGGCTAGAATCCGCGTTCCCGGAGCAGGCCCCACGCCATGCACGACGAACGTTTCGCCAGGTTGCCGCAGCCGCCGTATTACGCGGTGATCTTCAGCTCGCGCCGCCGTGGCGGCGAGGGCGACGGTTACGCCGAGGCCGCGGCGCGGATGGAGCAGCTGGTGCGCGGCCAGCCCGGCTTCCTCGGCGTCGAATCCGCCCGCGACGGCGAGGGTTTCGGCATCACCGTGGCCTACTTCGACAACGAATCCTCGATCCGCGGATGGCGCGATCACCTGGAACATGCGCAGACGCGCCAGCGCGGCCGCGACGAGTGGTACCGGCATTTCGAGGTGCGCGTGGCGAAGGTCGAGCGCGCCTACGGCTGGGATCGCGGCGATGCGTGACGTGCTCGCGCGGATCCTCGCCCGCAAGCGCGAGGAGGTCGCCGAACGCCGCGCGCGCGTCCCGCTCGCCGAACTGGAATCGCGCATCGCCGATGCGCCGCCTGTCCGCGGTTTCGCGCACGCGATCAAGGCGCGCATCGCCCGCGGCGAAGCGGCGGTGATCGCCGAAGTGAAGAAGGCGAGTCCATCGAAGGGCGTGATCCGCGCCGACTTCGACCCCGCATCCATCGCGCGCAGTTACGAGGCCGGAGGCGCGGCTTGCCTGTCGGTGCTCACCGATGTCGATTTCTTCCAGGGCGCGGACGAATACCTGGTTGCCGCGCGCGAAGCCTGTTCGCTGCCGGTGCTGCGCAAGGATTTCATCGTCGACGAATACCAGCTGCACGAGGCGCGCGCGCTCGGCGCCGACTGCGTGCTGCTGATCGCCGCGGCGCTGGACGATGCGCGGCTCGCCGATTTCGCCGCACTCGCGGCCGACCTCGGGCTGGATGCGCTGGCCGAGGTCCACGACGACGCCGAACTCGAGCGCGTGCTGCGCCTGCCGCTGCCGTTGGTCGGCATCAACAACCGCGACCTGCGCACGTTCGATGTCTCGCTCGACACCACGCTGGCGTTGAAGGATGCGATTCCCGATGACCGCGTGCTCGTGACGGAAAGCGGCATCGCGACGCCTGCGGATGTCGCGCGCATGCGCGTTGCCGGCGTGCACGCCTTCCTCGTCGGCGAAGCCTTCATGCGCGCGGACGATCCGGGCGCCGCGCTGCGGGGCCTGTTCGCATGAGCGCGAACCTCGATTCGCCGCGCATCACCGGCAAGCGGCCGGGCCTGCCGTACGCGAAGCTGGTGGTGTTCGACTTCGACCATACCCTGTACGACGGCGATTCCGGGCAACACCTGGTCACCTGGCTGATCACGCGGCATTGGGCGCGCAAGCTGGCGGCGATCCTGCTGGCGCCGCTGCTGTTGCCGATGGTGGCGTGGCTGCCGACGCGGCGACACGGCATCTCCGGGTTCCTGTGGATCGGCAGCATCGGCCTGCATGACCGCCGCGATCTCGATGCGGTGATCGATCGCTACGTGCAGGCTAACAAGGACGCGATCCGCGCACGCCTGCTGCCGGTCGCGCTGGAGGTGCTGCACGGGCACCGGATGGCGGGCGATCGGGTGGTGGTCGCCACCGGCGCGCCGCCCGAACTGGCGCGCGCCATCCTCGACTTCGTCGCGCACGAGGACTTGCCCGTGATCGGCAGCCTGTTCCATCCCTTCCTCGGGGGGTTGATCACAGCCGAGCATTGCCATGCCCGGAACAAGATGCGGATGCTGTGGGACGCGGGGTATGACCAGATCGCCGTCGCCTATTCCGACAGCAGCGCCGACCTGCCGTTGCTGCACGCCGCGAAGCAGCCGGTAGTGGTGAATCCCAAGCGCAAGCGCGTGGCGATGTTCCGGCGAGTGTTGCCGCCGGGCACGCCGATCATCAACTGGGGCTGCCCCGGCCGTGGCGGCGAAGCGGTGGCCAGCGCCGCGTGAGACGGCTCAGGCGTTGAGCAGCGCCTTGACGAAGCGAACCGTGCCATCGCCGTAGCCACAGGCCTTGTAGAACGCATGCGCATCCGTGCGTTGCGAACCGCTGGTGATCTCGAGCCGCGCCGCGCCGCCGGTGCGGGCGCGGCGCTCGGCCTCGCGCAGCAGCTGGCGGCCGACGCCGCGGCCCTGTGCCTCGGGCGTGACCACCATTGCGGTGATCCGGCAGGTCGTCGTGCCCAGCGGCAGGTAGTACATGAAGTCCAGTGCGATCAGTCCGCAGACCGCGCCGGCATTGCGCGCCAGCACCAGTGCCTGGCGGTCGTTGTCGAGGATGGAGGCGATGCGTTCCATCGCGTCGGCCGTTTCACAGGGATAGCCCAAGGCCTGCAGCAGCTCGGCGACGTCGTCGGCGTCCGCGGGCGAGGCGTTGCGCAGGTCGAGGCCTTCCAGCGGATCCTGCGCGCCCATGCGCTCAGCGCGTGCCGTACAGCACGACGGTCTTGCCGCGTGCGTGCAGCTTGCCGTCGAGCTGCAGTTTCTTCAGCACGCGTCCGGCCATCTCGCGCGAACAGCCGACCAGGCGCGCGAGTTCCTGTCGCGAAACCTTGAGCTGGGTGCCCTGCGGATGGCTCATCGCCTCGGGTTCCCGCGAGAGGTCGTGCAGGGTGCGCTCGATCCGGTCGCTGACGTCGAGGAAGGCGAGGCGTCCGGCCTTGCGGCTGGTGTCGAGCAGGCGCCGAGACAGCTGCGCGCCGATGGCATAGACCAGGCCGGTGGCATCGCCGGCGAGCGGGCCGGCCAGCAACTGGTACAGGCGGTCGTAGCCGATTTCCGCCAGCTCGCATTCGGTGCGGGTGCGCAACTGCACCTCGCGGCGGTCGGATTCGATGAACAGCCCCATCTCGCCCACGAACTCGCCGGTGCCGAAATAGCCGAGCACGAGTTCGCGGCCGTCCTCCTCCTCGGTGAGGATGCTGACCGAGCCGCGCACCACGTAGTACAGCGTCCCGGCCGGATCGCCGGGCATGAATACGCTGGTGCGCGTGGGATAACGGCGGCGGTGGCAATGCGCCAGGAAGCGGTCGATGGCCGCGGTATCGGGCGCGAGCGGATGCGCGGGACGACGCGGCGGGACGCCAGCGGCGGCCGGGAGGGAAGTGTGAGCCATGTCACAAGGGTAAGCCGTTCACGTGGCAACCGGCAAACGGTCGGCGAATGGCGCGGGCCGCGACCCGCCGGATGCTGCTTTGCCGCATGACCGACCCTATAATCGGCGCCCTTCGTCCGGGCCGGGAACACCATCGTGGTCAAGCCGCTTCCGCGCCTGAAGCTCCAGGGCTTCAACAACCTCACCAAGTCGCTGTCGTTCAACATCTACGACGTGTGCTACGCCGCGTCCGAGGACGAGCGCCGGCGCTACATCGAGTACATCGACGAGGAATACAACGCCGACCGCCTGACCCAGATCCTGACGGACGTGGCGGAGATCATCGGCGCCAACATCCTCAACATCGCGCGCCAGGACTACGACCCGCAGGGCGCGTCGGTGACGATCCTGATCTCCGAGCAGCCGGTGATCGACAAGGCCGACGCGAAGGGCGTGATCTCCGACGCGGTGGTCGCGCACCTCGACAAGTCGCACATCACCGTGCACACCTACCCGGAAACCCACCCGGACAACGGCATCGCGACCTTCCGCGCCGACATCGACGTGTCGACCTGCGGCGTGATCTCGCCGCTGAAGGCACTGAACTACCTGATCGAATCGCTGGAAAGCGACATCGTGGTGATGGACTACCGCGTGCGCGGCTTCACCCGCGACATCAAGGGCACCAAGCACTACATCGACCACAAGATCAACTCGATCCAGGACTACCTGGCCAAGAACATCCGCTCGCGCTACGAGATGATCGACGTCAACGTGTACCAGGAAAACCTGTTCCACACGAAGATGCACCTCAAGGAATTCGACCTCGACACCTACCTGTTCGAGGAGAAGGCGAAGAACCTGTCGTTCAAGGAACGGATGAAGATCGAAGCGCGGCTCAAGCGTGAGATCGAAGAGCTCTACCACGGCCGCAACCTGGTCGATTGAGCCGGCTTTTTCCCTCTCCCTTGATGGGAGAGGGTGGCCACAGGCCGGGAGAGGGTGAAACGGAAGACCCTCTCCTGTCGCTTCGCGACATCCTCTCCCACAAGGGGAGAGGAAAAGCATCAAAGCCGGTAGGCGACCGCCTTCATCAGCTTCGACGCCACGGCCATGATCGACGGAACCGGCTGCGGAAGCGGCTTCGCCCCGGCTTGTTCGGCATGGTCGGCGTGGCGGGCCTCGTCGTCCTTCATCACCCGCAGGATGGCGCGGCTGCGCAGGTCGGCGCCGGGCAGGGTTTCGAGGTGTTCGCCCAGGTGCGCCTCGACCTGGCGTTCGGTCTCGACCACGAAGCCGAGGTTCCAGCCGTCGCCGCGCAACCCGGCCAGCGCGCCGATGGCGAAGCTGCCGGCGTACCACAGCGGATTGAGCAGGCTGGGCCGGCTGTTGAGTTCGCGCAGGCGGTCCGCGCACCAGGCGAGGTGATCGGTCTCCTCGGCGGCGGCGGCGAGCAGGTCGGCGCGGGTCGCAGGGTCGCGGGCGACCGCGGCCTGGCCGCTGTACAGCGCTTGGGCGCAGACCTCGCCGACGTGGTTGATCCGCATCAGCCCGGCGGCGTGGCGGCGTTCGGGCTCGTCCAGCACCACCTCGGCCGTGTCCGCGGCAGGATTCGGGCGCGAGGCTTCGGGCCGGCCAGCGATGCTGTCCAGCGCGCGCTGGGCCTCGATCAGCAGGCGGTCGAGCGGGTCGAAGGCGCGGGCGGTGGGCATGGCGGCATTCTAGCCGGGGCAGGGGCCGGCTTGCGGCGGGCCGGGCCGGTCGCTATCATTCCGCCTCTTTGCTCCGCCAAACGCGTGGTGAAGTTCCGGCCTCCCCGGAACCAGCCCGACCAAGTAACCCGCCATCCGAGTTCCGAGATGAAGACATTCACTGCCAAGAACGAGACCGTCCAGCGCGACTGGTATCTCGTCGATGCCGAGGGCAAGACCCTAGGCCGCCTCGCCGTCGAGCTCGCGCGCCGCCTTCGCGGCAAGCACAAGCCCGTCTACACCCCGCACGTCGATACCGGCGACTACCTCGTGGTGGTCAACGCCGAGAAGATCGTCGTGACCGGCAACAAGCTGGCCGACAAGCAGTACCACCGCTTCACCGGCTACATCGGCAACCTCAAGACCGAGACCCTGGCGCAGGCGCTGGAGCGCCATCCCGAGCGCGTGATCGAGACTGCGGTCAAGGGCATGCTGCCGAAGAACCCGCTGGGCCGCGCGATGTACCGCAAGCTCAAGGTCTACAAGGGCTCCGAACACCCGCACGCTGCTCAGCAGCCGCAGAAGCTGGACATCTGACCATGGCGATTACCCAGAATTACGGCACCGGCCGCCGCAAGTCCTCCACCGCGCGCGTGTTCCTGCGCAAGGGAAGCGGCAACATCACCATCAACGAGCGTCCGCTGGACGAGTTCTTCGGTCGCGAGACGGCGCGCATGATCGTGCGCCAGCCGCTCGAGCTGACCAAGAGCACCGACAAGTTCGACGTCGTGGTCACCGCCGCTGGCGGCGGCACCACCGGCCAGGCCGGTGCGATCCGCCTCGGCATCGCCCGCGCGTTGGTCGAGTACGACGAGTCGTTGAAGACCGAGCTGCGCAAGGCCGGCTTCATGACCCGCGACGCGCGCGAAGTCGAGCGCAAGAAGGTGGGCCTGCACAAAGCCCGCCGCGCGACGCAATTCTCGAAGCGTTAATCGTTGTCGACGCCGGTGCCTTGGCATCGGCGTTAGAATCGGTTGCATAGCCCCGTCGCCAAGCGGTAAGGCACCTGACTCTGACTCAGGCATTCGGTGGTTCGAATCCATCCGGGGCTGCCATCCCGCCAAAAGCCCGCTTCGGCGGGTTTTTGCTTTCCAGTCCCGCCGGTGCCTGCGCATGACCGCGAGCTTTCCGCCCCCGAGCATCGAACCCACCGACCTGCCCGCGCAAATGCGCGCACAGGGCGATGCGGTGCTGGCGGCCTCGGGCCTCGCCGAACTGACGGGCTGCGATCTCGCCGCGCTGGATGCGCTGAAGCCATCGTGGAACGACTTGCCGCACGACGAATACCTCAAGGACGGCGGACGCTATCGCCGGCGTCGGCATTCCTGCTTCGTGTTCGAAAACGACGAACTGGCGCAGGCGCCGCATCGCGCGCACTGGCAGTCGCTCGACTACAACGCCCTGCATGGCGGCATGCGCCGCTGGTTTGAACCCATCACCCCGGCGGTGGCCGCGGATCCGGCCTGGACGCAATTGCTGTCCGCGCTGGCGCGCACGTGTTCGCAACTCCGTCCCGCATCGCGTTGGTGCATCGAGGCGCACCAGTTCCGGATCGACACCAGCGACGGCCTCGGCCGGCCGACGCCGGAAGGCGCGCACCGCGACGGCGTGGATTTCGTCGCCGTGGTGCTGGTCGGGCGCGAAGGCATCAAGGGCGGGGAGACCCGGGTGTTCGAAGCCGGCGGGCCGTGGGGCCAGCGCTTCACCCTGGCAGAACCGTGGTCGATGCTGCTGCTCGATGACGCGCGCATGATCCACGAGACCACGCCAATCCAGCCCGACGTTGCGGATGCCGCGATGCCGGGCCATCGCGACACGCTGGTGCTGACGTTCCGGCGGGATTCGTTCCAGGGCGACGACTGAGCCCGACGCGGTAAAATCACCGCTTTCCATACGGCGGCGCGACATGAAACTCGGTTCGTTGAAGGAAGGTGGGCGCGACGGCACCCTCATCGTGGTTTCGCGCGACCTCGCCAAGGCCGTGCGCGCGACAGGCATCGCGCCGACCCTGCAGCGCGCGCTGGAAGACTGGGAAAGCGCGGCGCCGCGCCTGAACGCCCTGTCCGATGCGCTCAACGACGGCAGCGCCGACGGCATGTTCGACCTCGACCCGCAGGCGCTGGCCGCTCCCTTGCCGCGCGCCTACGAATTCGTCGACGGCAGCGCCTACCTGCCGCACGTCGCGCGCGTGCGCCGTGCACGCGGCGCCGAGGTGCCGGAGAGTTTCTACGTCGATCCGCTGATGTACCAGGCCACTAGCGCCGGCTTCTACGGTCCGCGCGATCCGGTGAAGGTGGTCAGCGAGGATTACGGCATCGACCTGGAAGCGGAGATCGTCGTGGTCACCGACGACGTGCCGATGGCGGCCACGCCGGAACAGGCGGCGGCGCACATCCAGCTCATCGGCCTGGTCAACGATGTCTCGCTGCGCAACCTCATCCCGCCGGAACTCGCGAAGGGTTTCGGCTTCCTACAGTCCAAGCCGCGCAGCGCGCTGAGCCCGGTATTCGTCACCCCGGACGAACTGGGCGATGCCTGGCGCGGCAGCAAGGTGCACCTGCCGCTGCTCACCCACATCAACGGCCAGTGGTTCGGCGCGCCCGAGGCCGGCGTCGACATGCAGTTCGATTTCTCGCAACTGGTCGCGCACGCGGCGAAGACGCGGCCGCTGTCGGCGGGCACCATCGTCGGATCCGGCACGATCGCCAACGAGGACACGTCCAAGGGCGCCTCCTGCTTCGCCGAGAAGCGCACGGTGGAAACGCTGGAAACCGGCAAGCCGGTGACACCGTTCATGAAGTTCGGCGATACCGTCCGGATCGAAATGCTGGATCGCGACGGCCGCAGCATCTTCGGCGCGATCGAACAGCGGATCGAGCGCCAGGCTGTGCCCTGAGGCGCCGAGCGCGGCGATCTTCGCGACCGGCGGCCTGCGCCGGTACGCGGAAGGCGCTATGGTGCCGGCCGGGGAGGGCAGCATGAACGACAGACTGCGGCTGTATTCGTACTGGCGCTCGAGCGCGGCCTACCGCGTCCGCATTGGCCTGCACCTCAAGGGGCTCGCGTTCGAAACGGTGCCGGTGCACCTGGTGCGCGATGGCGGCGAACAGCATTCGCCCGCGTTCCACGAAACCAACCCGCAGGAACTGGTGCCGGTGCTCGAGCACGGCCAGCGCATGCTGCGGCAGTCGCTGGCGATCCTCGAGTACCTCGATGAGGTCTGGCAGGAGCCCGCGCTGCTGCCGGCCACCGCGCGCGAGCGCCAGCGCGTGCGCGCGCTGGCGCAATTGGTCGCCTGCGACGTCCATCCGCTCAACAACCTGCGCGTGCTGCAGTACCTCGAACGCGAGTGGGGCGTGCCGCAGCCCGAGCGCGACAACTGGGTGCGGCACTGGATCGCCGCCGGGTTCGATGCGTTCGAGGCGATGCTCGCCGGACACCCGTCCACCGGCACGTTCTGCGACGGCAATGCGCCGACGCTCGCCGACTGCTGCATGGTGCCGCAGCTCTA
This genomic window contains:
- the coq7 gene encoding 2-polyprenyl-3-methyl-6-methoxy-1,4-benzoquinone monooxygenase, with translation MPTARAFDPLDRLLIEAQRALDSIAGRPEASRPNPAADTAEVVLDEPERRHAAGLMRINHVGEVCAQALYSGQAAVARDPATRADLLAAAAEETDHLAWCADRLRELNSRPSLLNPLWYAGSFAIGALAGLRGDGWNLGFVVETERQVEAHLGEHLETLPGADLRSRAILRVMKDDEARHADHAEQAGAKPLPQPVPSIMAVASKLMKAVAYRL
- a CDS encoding GNAT family N-acetyltransferase, which codes for MGAQDPLEGLDLRNASPADADDVAELLQALGYPCETADAMERIASILDNDRQALVLARNAGAVCGLIALDFMYYLPLGTTTCRITAMVVTPEAQGRGVGRQLLREAERRARTGGAARLEITSGSQRTDAHAFYKACGYGDGTVRFVKALLNA
- a CDS encoding Mur ligase family protein; translated protein: MGEPFEDSRRLTGANLYFDGPGAALETAPGLSFDANTLRCWRDNIARVRVALDWPDGAVVVREHATGASLAFAAPIDRLYAATEANEWALYAALGLRADDTPVDEESDSPRPHVAHFDDVEALRQLQGLAQAEAKPDLVALIEAARVHDVPAHADDDALSIGEGATSQSWPMSGLPSVDAVPWSRLHAVPKAVVTGSNGKTTTVRLLAAMLKAHGLRAGYSSTDGLFIDGECVDAGDYSGPVGARTVLRDARVQAAVLETARGGLLRRGLVADDARVAVVTNVSADHFGEYGIHTLDDLAKVKLVVAKSLAPDGLLVLNADDAMLVEHASSTGVSRIGWFAFDLADALAHSAIACGVRDGRLILSIDGADHDLGDVAAMPLTVGGSARYNIANIAAASLAAFALDIDPKIIAKVLVRFGASNADNPGRLQRWALGDVQVLLDYAHNPDGLRGLLAVAAGLRGDGRMALLLGHAGNRLDEDFRALAAVAAEAKPDRVWLKDIAGDYLRGRESGEVAGLLRDALLATGMAGDALPVRLDEAQAVREALAWARPGDLLVLPVHEPAARDAVVALLDRLRDAGWNAGQALADA
- a CDS encoding antibiotic biosynthesis monooxygenase family protein, encoding MHDERFARLPQPPYYAVIFSSRRRGGEGDGYAEAAARMEQLVRGQPGFLGVESARDGEGFGITVAYFDNESSIRGWRDHLEHAQTRQRGRDEWYRHFEVRVAKVERAYGWDRGDA
- the maiA gene encoding maleylacetoacetate isomerase → MNDRLRLYSYWRSSAAYRVRIGLHLKGLAFETVPVHLVRDGGEQHSPAFHETNPQELVPVLEHGQRMLRQSLAILEYLDEVWQEPALLPATARERQRVRALAQLVACDVHPLNNLRVLQYLEREWGVPQPERDNWVRHWIAAGFDAFEAMLAGHPSTGTFCDGNAPTLADCCMVPQLYNARRFGMNIEAYPTMLRIEQACMDLPAFQAAQPERQPDAPRT
- the speD gene encoding adenosylmethionine decarboxylase; translated protein: MVKPLPRLKLQGFNNLTKSLSFNIYDVCYAASEDERRRYIEYIDEEYNADRLTQILTDVAEIIGANILNIARQDYDPQGASVTILISEQPVIDKADAKGVISDAVVAHLDKSHITVHTYPETHPDNGIATFRADIDVSTCGVISPLKALNYLIESLESDIVVMDYRVRGFTRDIKGTKHYIDHKINSIQDYLAKNIRSRYEMIDVNVYQENLFHTKMHLKEFDLDTYLFEEKAKNLSFKERMKIEARLKREIEELYHGRNLVD
- a CDS encoding fumarylacetoacetate hydrolase family protein, with translation MKLGSLKEGGRDGTLIVVSRDLAKAVRATGIAPTLQRALEDWESAAPRLNALSDALNDGSADGMFDLDPQALAAPLPRAYEFVDGSAYLPHVARVRRARGAEVPESFYVDPLMYQATSAGFYGPRDPVKVVSEDYGIDLEAEIVVVTDDVPMAATPEQAAAHIQLIGLVNDVSLRNLIPPELAKGFGFLQSKPRSALSPVFVTPDELGDAWRGSKVHLPLLTHINGQWFGAPEAGVDMQFDFSQLVAHAAKTRPLSAGTIVGSGTIANEDTSKGASCFAEKRTVETLETGKPVTPFMKFGDTVRIEMLDRDGRSIFGAIEQRIERQAVP
- a CDS encoding 2OG-Fe dioxygenase family protein codes for the protein MTASFPPPSIEPTDLPAQMRAQGDAVLAASGLAELTGCDLAALDALKPSWNDLPHDEYLKDGGRYRRRRHSCFVFENDELAQAPHRAHWQSLDYNALHGGMRRWFEPITPAVAADPAWTQLLSALARTCSQLRPASRWCIEAHQFRIDTSDGLGRPTPEGAHRDGVDFVAVVLVGREGIKGGETRVFEAGGPWGQRFTLAEPWSMLLLDDARMIHETTPIQPDVADAAMPGHRDTLVLTFRRDSFQGDD
- the crp gene encoding cAMP-activated global transcriptional regulator CRP, whose amino-acid sequence is MAHTSLPAAAGVPPRRPAHPLAPDTAAIDRFLAHCHRRRYPTRTSVFMPGDPAGTLYYVVRGSVSILTEEEDGRELVLGYFGTGEFVGEMGLFIESDRREVQLRTRTECELAEIGYDRLYQLLAGPLAGDATGLVYAIGAQLSRRLLDTSRKAGRLAFLDVSDRIERTLHDLSREPEAMSHPQGTQLKVSRQELARLVGCSREMAGRVLKKLQLDGKLHARGKTVVLYGTR
- the trpC gene encoding indole-3-glycerol phosphate synthase TrpC, whose amino-acid sequence is MRDVLARILARKREEVAERRARVPLAELESRIADAPPVRGFAHAIKARIARGEAAVIAEVKKASPSKGVIRADFDPASIARSYEAGGAACLSVLTDVDFFQGADEYLVAAREACSLPVLRKDFIVDEYQLHEARALGADCVLLIAAALDDARLADFAALAADLGLDALAEVHDDAELERVLRLPLPLVGINNRDLRTFDVSLDTTLALKDAIPDDRVLVTESGIATPADVARMRVAGVHAFLVGEAFMRADDPGAALRGLFA
- a CDS encoding haloacid dehalogenase-like hydrolase — translated: MSANLDSPRITGKRPGLPYAKLVVFDFDHTLYDGDSGQHLVTWLITRHWARKLAAILLAPLLLPMVAWLPTRRHGISGFLWIGSIGLHDRRDLDAVIDRYVQANKDAIRARLLPVALEVLHGHRMAGDRVVVATGAPPELARAILDFVAHEDLPVIGSLFHPFLGGLITAEHCHARNKMRMLWDAGYDQIAVAYSDSSADLPLLHAAKQPVVVNPKRKRVAMFRRVLPPGTPIINWGCPGRGGEAVASAA
- the rplM gene encoding 50S ribosomal protein L13, with translation MKTFTAKNETVQRDWYLVDAEGKTLGRLAVELARRLRGKHKPVYTPHVDTGDYLVVVNAEKIVVTGNKLADKQYHRFTGYIGNLKTETLAQALERHPERVIETAVKGMLPKNPLGRAMYRKLKVYKGSEHPHAAQQPQKLDI
- the rpsI gene encoding 30S ribosomal protein S9; the protein is MAITQNYGTGRRKSSTARVFLRKGSGNITINERPLDEFFGRETARMIVRQPLELTKSTDKFDVVVTAAGGGTTGQAGAIRLGIARALVEYDESLKTELRKAGFMTRDAREVERKKVGLHKARRATQFSKR